A region of Paramormyrops kingsleyae isolate MSU_618 chromosome 17, PKINGS_0.4, whole genome shotgun sequence DNA encodes the following proteins:
- the LOC111860935 gene encoding aldehyde dehydrogenase family 3 member A2-like isoform X1, whose protein sequence is MMVQVFRVLVLPVLLYDCETWTPMGSSVSSMEIEVVDRTRAAYQTGRSRPLQFRLQQLRALRRLLSEHEATISAALKQDLNKSHFNAQLFELIGVETEIALALDKLSEWAAPRPVQKNLLSMLVDAYIQPEPLGVVLIIGAWNYPWALTLKPLVGAIAAGNAAVVKPSEITQHSANLLKELLPQYLDKELYPVVTGGASETQELLRQRFDHIFYTGSSAVGKLVMEAAARHLSPVTLELGGKSPCYVDKDCDLAVASRRITWGKFTNCGQTCIAPDYVLCEPAIQDRLLQEMQRTLQEFYGDDPRTSPDYGRIVSERHFDRLITLMDDCSVALGGQSDRSELYIAPTILRDVDPSCRLMQEEVFGPLLALVTVNGVDDAIRFMNDREKPLAIYVFSSSKKVIKKVLAETSSGGVTVNDVMMHYTLSSLPFGGVGQSGMGRYHGRHTYDQLSHLRACYVTSPALESFNKARYPPLSHGRLRKARCCLQTWLCSCARASILWVALSSILALGLLVALLVILFKDTSK, encoded by the exons atgaTGGTTCAAGTCTTTAGAGTTCtggttctccctgtgttgctgtatgactgtgagacatggactcctatg GGTTCATCAGTGTCATCCATGGAGATTGAGGTGGTTGATCGCACCAGGGCTGCTTACCAGACCGGGAGGTCACGGCCCCTGCAGTTCCGGCTCCAGCAGCTGCGGGCTCTGCGCAGACTGCTCTCAGAACATGAGGCAACCATTTCTGCTGCACTCAAACAAGACCTCAATAAG aGCCACTTTAATGCGCAGCTCTTTGAGCTGATTGGTGTGGAGACGGAGATTGCTTTGGCTTTGGACAAGCTGTCAGAGTGGGCTGCCCCCAGGCCCGTTCAGAAGAACCTCCTGAGTATGTTGGTGGATGCTTACATCCAGCCCGAGCCCCTAGGGGTGGTGCTCATCATTGGGGCCTGGAACTACCCCTGGGCCCTCACCCTGAAGCCCCTTGTGGGTGCCATCGCAGCAG GTAATGCGGCTGTGGTGAAGCCATCAGAGATCACCCAACACTCTGCCAACCTATTGAAGGAGCTCCTGCCTCAGTATCTAGACAAG GAGCTGTACCCTGTGGTGACGGGGGGGGCCTCAGAGACCCAGGAGCTGCTGCGGCAGCGTTTTGACCACATCTTCTACACGGGGAGCAGCGCAGTGGGAAAGCTGGTGATGGAGGCGGCCGCCCGGCATCTGAGCCCCGTCACACTGGAACTGGGGGGGAAGAGCCCCTGCTACGTGGACAAGGACTGCGACCTGGCCGTGGCGTCCCG CCGGATCACCTGGGGCAAGTTCACCAACTGTGGGCAGACGTGCATCGCGCCTGACTATGTGCTGTGTGAGCCCGCCATCCAGGACCGGCTGCTGCAGGAGATGCAGCGCACTCTGCAG GAATTCTATGGTGATGACCCTCGGACTTCCCCGGATTATGGTCGCATTGTCAGTGAGCGCCACTTTGATCGCCTGATTACTTTGATGGACGACTGCAGTGTCGCACTGGGGGGACAAAGTGACAGATCGGAGCTCTATATCG CTCCCACAATCCTGAGGGACGTGGACCCCAGCTGCCGGCTGATGCAGGAGGAGGTGTTCGGGCCCCTGCTGGCCCTCGTCACCGTCAACGGGGTGGATGACGCCATCCGCTTCATGAACGACCGGGAGAAGCCTCTGGCCATCTATGTCTTCTCCTCCAGCAAGAAG gtgataAAGAAAGTGCTGGCTGAGACGTCCAGCGGAGGGGTTACTGTGAATGATGTCATGATGCACTACACTTTGAGCTCCCTACCTTTTGGGGGTGTCG GCCAGAGCGGCATGGGCCGGTACCATGGCAGGCACACTTACGACCAGCTGAGTCACCTGCGTGCCTGTTATGTAACATCACCCGCACTGGAGAGCTTCAACAAGGCCCGATACCCACCACTGTCCCACGGCCGTTTGCGCAAGGCCAGGTGCTGCTTACAGACATGGCTGTGCAGCTGTGCCAGGGCCTCCATCCTGTGGGTGGCGCTATCATCCATTCTGGCTCTGGGGCTATTAGTCGccttgctggtcatcctgtttaAG GACACATCTAAATGA
- the LOC111860935 gene encoding aldehyde dehydrogenase family 3 member A2-like isoform X2, which yields MEIEVVDRTRAAYQTGRSRPLQFRLQQLRALRRLLSEHEATISAALKQDLNKSHFNAQLFELIGVETEIALALDKLSEWAAPRPVQKNLLSMLVDAYIQPEPLGVVLIIGAWNYPWALTLKPLVGAIAAGNAAVVKPSEITQHSANLLKELLPQYLDKELYPVVTGGASETQELLRQRFDHIFYTGSSAVGKLVMEAAARHLSPVTLELGGKSPCYVDKDCDLAVASRRITWGKFTNCGQTCIAPDYVLCEPAIQDRLLQEMQRTLQEFYGDDPRTSPDYGRIVSERHFDRLITLMDDCSVALGGQSDRSELYIAPTILRDVDPSCRLMQEEVFGPLLALVTVNGVDDAIRFMNDREKPLAIYVFSSSKKVIKKVLAETSSGGVTVNDVMMHYTLSSLPFGGVGQSGMGRYHGRHTYDQLSHLRACYVTSPALESFNKARYPPLSHGRLRKARCCLQTWLCSCARASILWVALSSILALGLLVALLVILFKDTSK from the exons ATGGAGATTGAGGTGGTTGATCGCACCAGGGCTGCTTACCAGACCGGGAGGTCACGGCCCCTGCAGTTCCGGCTCCAGCAGCTGCGGGCTCTGCGCAGACTGCTCTCAGAACATGAGGCAACCATTTCTGCTGCACTCAAACAAGACCTCAATAAG aGCCACTTTAATGCGCAGCTCTTTGAGCTGATTGGTGTGGAGACGGAGATTGCTTTGGCTTTGGACAAGCTGTCAGAGTGGGCTGCCCCCAGGCCCGTTCAGAAGAACCTCCTGAGTATGTTGGTGGATGCTTACATCCAGCCCGAGCCCCTAGGGGTGGTGCTCATCATTGGGGCCTGGAACTACCCCTGGGCCCTCACCCTGAAGCCCCTTGTGGGTGCCATCGCAGCAG GTAATGCGGCTGTGGTGAAGCCATCAGAGATCACCCAACACTCTGCCAACCTATTGAAGGAGCTCCTGCCTCAGTATCTAGACAAG GAGCTGTACCCTGTGGTGACGGGGGGGGCCTCAGAGACCCAGGAGCTGCTGCGGCAGCGTTTTGACCACATCTTCTACACGGGGAGCAGCGCAGTGGGAAAGCTGGTGATGGAGGCGGCCGCCCGGCATCTGAGCCCCGTCACACTGGAACTGGGGGGGAAGAGCCCCTGCTACGTGGACAAGGACTGCGACCTGGCCGTGGCGTCCCG CCGGATCACCTGGGGCAAGTTCACCAACTGTGGGCAGACGTGCATCGCGCCTGACTATGTGCTGTGTGAGCCCGCCATCCAGGACCGGCTGCTGCAGGAGATGCAGCGCACTCTGCAG GAATTCTATGGTGATGACCCTCGGACTTCCCCGGATTATGGTCGCATTGTCAGTGAGCGCCACTTTGATCGCCTGATTACTTTGATGGACGACTGCAGTGTCGCACTGGGGGGACAAAGTGACAGATCGGAGCTCTATATCG CTCCCACAATCCTGAGGGACGTGGACCCCAGCTGCCGGCTGATGCAGGAGGAGGTGTTCGGGCCCCTGCTGGCCCTCGTCACCGTCAACGGGGTGGATGACGCCATCCGCTTCATGAACGACCGGGAGAAGCCTCTGGCCATCTATGTCTTCTCCTCCAGCAAGAAG gtgataAAGAAAGTGCTGGCTGAGACGTCCAGCGGAGGGGTTACTGTGAATGATGTCATGATGCACTACACTTTGAGCTCCCTACCTTTTGGGGGTGTCG GCCAGAGCGGCATGGGCCGGTACCATGGCAGGCACACTTACGACCAGCTGAGTCACCTGCGTGCCTGTTATGTAACATCACCCGCACTGGAGAGCTTCAACAAGGCCCGATACCCACCACTGTCCCACGGCCGTTTGCGCAAGGCCAGGTGCTGCTTACAGACATGGCTGTGCAGCTGTGCCAGGGCCTCCATCCTGTGGGTGGCGCTATCATCCATTCTGGCTCTGGGGCTATTAGTCGccttgctggtcatcctgtttaAG GACACATCTAAATGA